In a single window of the Perca flavescens isolate YP-PL-M2 chromosome 18, PFLA_1.0, whole genome shotgun sequence genome:
- the ak9 gene encoding adenylate kinase 9 isoform X2: MTQTNVDRLLDNLIEDDAERESLLAKPTCFIIVGRPGVGKSTLATNIAESWKCILIDDTDLLNTHIKNKTKQGVEILNILSEGRIIPEEMVLQLILDRLNSHQVEHYGYVLSCLPFLSEECLKIHEQLELIKNFKLTPDFIINIKCADNDLVHRLSGLKQHPETGQLYNRDQWKREEVFNIKKENKDQEVEDEDEEEQAGGEELQKDIIDQMVWTPENLARNAFPRLTMYKNTMLRPLEDYMTEHNPLYLLELDGNNTPEELHLSVMSRLGSMAIKRVSIPVLLHQTDDEELPEDIDTEDLMRVMSSSRTVAPGFKWRRSRWGRTCPVALREGKVIPGKPELCVGFQDKMYILSSQEACQKFFTNPRWYLLPPMPRPPCRVSIIGPPQAGKSTLCKLLAQHYKALVLDMEVLVQPVLDKVEQERLDKIKEETTQVAIEKIKMKMEKDVGQNSVTEDHPEVQTMVLTALEEAKHQSTSPFSLYAEVLEKRVKEIEEADTGADVRTGWVLDNFPKNFSQMKVLQQAGILPDTLFCLQDSDSNQVLKRLYEKNKESVDKAVSKRLQDEQSKKEKLVLEQKEPESEVEAKPAELQTNLETVAEETEAVVLPDHWDLGYPDGPEMNDYKLQLQQFVYEWDQMQSALTVPHSVLKIGDKSPEDLLKQMVLLKEKPFQYVSWELSATDLDKEAADMEALAELERAEESSSDNDAVEEEEGVVTTKRVLGDTHHFCPVALKNNNVLWPCTGEIAAKYREKNYYFSSQAARDSFLQNPAHFVAQTGPLKPPALRIFLLGTRGSAKTTQGEWLAQQLGIFHIQFREQLQMLIMAKTKEQVPYSDELESPEESAEDLEALIEEARGEDKEEMGENSDNTNDMEQEVVLTDEETAIKAYLSDGDPLTPEILDMLIAPYWNQEPYMSTGFILEGFPQNPDEVQYILQQQLFPDVVVNLVVDVTDVQKRLLPTYLEKWRECHNRREAQLNLLYDLRKRNRENSIAERRAELTKAAKNKLRYSEDEEDDEEDETAGNMEEEIEAMLEEEFPLEEDNKDMENKENEEAASERLEMEIAERYVKDENSLITVMELLSELNIPKVSISASRKLRIAQQKLLQKIQPLVTNRESLFQKCQPISYSLAHKLLLSSYKFHSAFGCWDPIKHYKERDVIQPLQWPLNTTYPLIFHQFIYFFATKENRNTFMLNPLKYLRQPKPTPSLPVKIAVVGPPKSGKTTVAQMFAQKYGLACLSIGGAMRTVLNNHEHTDLAVQMKKHLSQGLVVPDELAIQCLEVALMSSICGTRGYVLDGFPKTLKQTELMGSRSIIPMIVVELELATVEVLTRGLLDKMKPNKPHLMHSSSEILHIRNSCYKQEMEHVRQHFQQQYQNWILLDGLKSKWWIWNRSIKEVSISMKYIHNYLERTRNRQAACINRMCITPKELQYRLGEFGQYCPVCLALHRHLVDCSESAALTHAAEYRGHYYKMCGEDHLERFLTTPDQFVTPGCPHTLPQPQLLPRKLTEIQVKNNFPQQVEMKGFCPVTYLDGKQRYEALVRGKMEYAVEYRKRIYIVETKQKQDKFLRIPETYWNQRLPSKVPPLCEPVPLTSLPTLGYLEQGVAVSVIKAMTAVGCLKPKYPFLSIQRSSLLYVAFYLKAFNHKSTDYIRQKYKKKLALFEENCALIPYLSLTMSGNYRPPCERPIDFEFKLKRFLALGDLPSANSVL, from the exons ATGACCCAAACTAACG TGGACCGGTTATTGGACAACCTAATAGAAGATgatgctgagagagagagtcttCTTGCCAAACCCACCTGCTTCATTATAGTTGGAAGAccg GGTGTTGGAAAATCCACCTTGGCAACAAACATTGCAGAGTCCTGGAAGTGTATCTTAATTGATG ATACAGATCTgctcaacacacacattaaaaataaaacaaagcaaggTGTAGAG ATCTTGAATATCTTATCTGAGGGAAGAATCATACCAGAAGAAATGGTGCTCCAGCTGATTCTTGACAGGCTTAACTCACACCAAGTGGAGCACTACG GGTATGTACTGAGCTGCCTACCATTCCTGTCAGAAGAGTGTCTGAAGATTCATGAGCAGCTTGAGCTGATCAAAAACTTCAAACTAACACCTGATTTCATCATCAACATCAAG TGTGCAGACAACGACCTGGTCCACCGGCTGTCAGGTCTGAAGCAGCACCCAGAGACAGGGCAGCTGTACAACAGGGATCAATGGAAGCGTGAGGAGGTGTTTAACATCAAGAAGGAGAACAAGGACCAGGAAgtggaggatgaggatgaggaggagcag GCTGGGGGAGAAGAACTCCAAAAAGATATTATTGACCAGATGGTGTGGACACCAGAAAACTTGGCCAGAAATGCTTTTCCTAGACTCACCATGTACAAGAATACCATGCTCAGACCACTGGAG GACTACATGACAGAACACAACCCCCTCTACCTGTTGGAGTTGGATGGAAACAACACACCTGAAGAGCTGCACTTG TCTGTAATGTCCCGTCTTGGATCCATGGCAATAAAGCGTGTCTCCATTCCAGTCCTCCTCCACCAGACTGATGATGAAGAATTGCCAGAAGACATTGACACG GAGGACCTAATGAGAGTCATGTCCTCCTCCAGGACAGTGGCTCCCGGCTTTAAATGGAGAAGGAGCCGCTGGGGCCGAACTTGTCCTGTTGCTCTGAGGGAGGGCAAAGTCATTCCTGGCAAACCTGAATTATGTGTGGG CTTCCAGGACAAAATGTACATCCTCTCATCTCAGGAGGCCTGCCAGAAGTTTTTCACAAACCCCCGATGGTACTTACTTCCTCCGATGCCCAGGCCCCCTTGCAGAGTTTCCATCATTGGACCTCCACAGGCAGGGAAGAGCACTCTATGTAAGCTTCTAGCTCAGCACTACAAGGCATTGGTGCTTGATATGGAGGTACTGGTGCAGCCAGTTCTGGACAAGGTTGAGCAGGAGAGGCTTGACAAAATCAAAGAGGAGACAACACAGGTCGCTATAGAGAAAATCAAGATGAAGATGGAGAAGGATGTCGGACAGAATTCAG TGACAGAGGATCATCCAGAGGTACAAACCATGGTGCTCACTGCGCTGGAAGAAGCCAAACATCAAAGCACATCTCCCTTCAGCCTGTATGCTGAGGTACTGGAGAAGCGTGTAAAAGAG ATTGAAGAGGCTGACACTGGTGCAGATGTCAGAACTGGCTGGGTGCTTGACAACTTTCCCAAGAACTTTTCCCAAATGAAAGTCTTACAGCAAGCTGGAATCCTGCCAGACACCCTCTTCTGTCTCCAAGACAGTGATAGCAATCAAG TTTTGAAGAGATTGTATGAGAAGAACAAGGAGAGCGTGGACAAAGCAGTGAGCAAGAGGTTGCAGGACGAACAATCTAAGAAGGAGAAACTGGTCTT AGAACAGAAGGAGCCAGAATCGGAGGTAGAGGCCAAGCCTGCTGAGCTGCAAACAAATCTAGAGACAGTTGCTGAAGAGACCGAAG CTGTGGTACTACCTGATCATTGGGACTTGGGTTATCCAGACGGCCCGGAGATGAATGACTATAAACTGCAACTGCAACAGTTTGTGTACGAATGGGACCAAATGCAGTCCGCTTTAACTGTCCCACACTCAGTACTGAAGATTGGGGACAAAAGCCCTGAAGACCTGCTTAAACAGATGGTCCTTCTCAAGGAGA AACCCTTTCAGTATGTGTCCTGGGAACTGTCAGCAACAGACCTGGACAAGGAGGCGGCAGATATGGAGGCCTTAGCTGAGCTGGAGAGAGCCGAGGAAAGCAGCAGTGACAATGATGCAGTTGAGGAGGAAGAA GGGGTCGTAACAACCAAGAGAGTATTAGGCGATACCCATCATTTCTGCCCTGTGgccttaaaaaacaacaatgtccTGTGGCCCTGTACGGGTGAAATTGCAGCCAAGTACCGTGAGAAAAACTACTATTTCTCGAGCCAAGCAGCCAGGGACTCTTTCCTTCAAAACCCTGCACATTTTGTTGCACAGACTGGGCCTCTCAAG CCTCCTGCCCTGCGGATCTTTTTGCTTGGCACCCGAGGGTCAGCCAAGACCACTCAGGGTGAGTGGCTCGCCCAGCAGCTTGGCATTTTCCATATTCAGTTCAGGGAGCAACTCCAAATGCTCATCATGGCCAAGACAAAGGAGCAGGTACCTTATTCTGATGAGTTGGAGTCTCCAGAGGAGTCTGCTGAGGACTTGGAGGCTCTGATAGAGGAAGCCAGGGgggaggacaaggaggagatGGGGGAGAACTCCGACAACACGAATGACATGGAG CAGGAagtggtcctgactgatgaggaAACGGCTATCAAAGCATACCTGTCTGATGGAGATCCACTTACCCCAGAGATCCTGGATATGCTTATCGCACCATACTGGAATCAGGAACCATACAT GTCTACAGGTTTTATTTTGGAGGGCTTCCCTCAAAATCCCGATGAAGTGCagtacattttgcagcaacagCTTTTCCCTGATGTTGTGGTAAATTTGGTGGTGGATGTCACAGATGTTCAGAAGCGTCTGTTGCCGACATACCTGGAGAAGTGGCGTGAGTGCCACAACCGCCGTGAAGCACAGCTAAACCTCCTTTATGATTTACGTAAGCGGAACCGG GAGAACAGCATTGCTGAGAGAAGGGCTGAACTCACGAAGGCAGCCAAAAACAAA CTCAGATATTCTGAGgatgaagaagatgatgaagaggatgaaACTGCAGGCAACATGGAGGAAGAGATAGAGGCCATGCTGGAGGAAGAGTTTCCTTTAGAAGAGGATAACAAAGACATGGAGAATAAAGAGAATGAGGAGGCGGCGTCTGAGAGGCTGGAGATGGAGATAGCAGAGCGTTATGTGAAGGATGAAAACAGCCTTATTACTGTTATG GAGCTCCTGAGTGAACTAAACATACCCAAAGTGTCAATCAGTGCATCTCGTAAGCTCCGGATCGCTCAGCAGAAGCTGCTCCAGAAAATCCAGCCCCTGGTGACCAACAGGGAGTCACTCTTCCAAAAATGCCAACCCATCTCATACAGCCTGGCACATaagctgctgctctcctctTATAAGTTCCACAGCGCCTTTGGCTGCTGGGACCCCATAAAG CACTACAAAGAGAGAGATGTGATCCAGCCTCTGCAGTGGCCCCTCAATACCACATATCCCCTAATCTTCCATCAGTTTATCTACTTTTTTGCAACTAAGGAGAACCGTAACACATTTATGCTGAACCCCTTGAAGTACCTTAGGCAGCCAAAGCCCACCCCGTCCCTTCCTGTTAAAATAGCTGTTGTTGGACCACCCAAATCTGGAAAAACCACTG TGGCACAGATGTTTGCTCAGAAATATGGCTTGGCCTGTCTGTCCATTGGCGGCGCTATGCGTACGGTGCTTAACAATCATGAGCACACTGATCTGGCTGTCCAGATGAAAAAGCATCTCTCCCAGGGACTCGTTGTACCTGATGAACTGGCCATTCAGTGTCTGGAGGTGGCGCTCATGAGCTCGATCTGCGGCACTCGAGG GTACGTGTTGGATGGCTTTCCGAAGACACTTAAGCAGACAGAGCTGATGGGGTCTCGGAGCATCATCCCCATGATAGTAGTAGAGCTGGAGCTGGCCACAGTGGAGGTGCTGACCAGAGGTCTCCTGGACAAGATGAAGCCCAACAA GCCTCACCTGATGCACAGCAGCTCAGAGATCCTCCACATTCGTAACTCCTGTTACAAGCAGGAGATGGAGCATGTGAGGCAACACTTCCAACAACAATATCAGAACTGGATCCTGCTCGATGGCTTGAAAAGCAAATGGTGGATCTGGAACCGCAGTATAAAGGAGGTCAGCATCAGCATGAAATATATCCACAACTACCTGGAGAGGACACGCAACA GACAAGCAGCATGCATCAACAGAATGTGTATCACACCCAAGGAGCTGCAGTATCGGCTTGGAGAGTTTGGACAGTACTGCCCTGTCTGCCTGGCTCTACATCGCCACCTGGTGGACTGCTCAGAAAGTGCAGCCTTAACTCATGCAGCCGAGTACAGGGGACACTATTACAAGATGTGTGGCGAAGACCATTTAGAG CGGTTCCTGACTACTCCCGATCAGTTTGTGACTCCTGGCTGCCCACACACTCTCCCACAACCCCAGCTGCTGCCCAGAAAGCTCACTGAGATCCAGGTGAAGAACAACTTCCCACAGCAAGTTGAGATGAAGGGCTTCTGCCCGGTCACTTATCTGGATGGAAAGCAAAG gtaTGAAGCCCTGGTTCGAGGAAAGATGGAATATGCAGTGGAATACAGAAAACGGATCTACATTGTTGAGACAAAGCAGAAACAGGACAAGTTTTTGAG GATTCCTGAAACCTACTGGAACCAGAGGCTGCCCAGTAAAGTTCCTCCTCTTTGTGAACCTGTACCCCTCACCTCCCTTCCAACGTTGGGCTACCTGGagcag gGTGTGGCAGTATCAGTCATCAAGGCCATGACAGCAGTTGGGTGTCTCAAACCAAAGTATCCCTTCCTCAGTATACAGAGATCTTCACTCCTCTATGTGGCATTCTACCTGAAAG CTTTCAACCACAAGAGCACAGACTACATCCGCCAGAAGTATAAAAAGAAGCTGGCCTTGTTTGAAGAGAACTGTGCGCTCATTCCCTACCTGAGCTTAACAATGTCAGGGAACTACAGGCCTCCCTGTGAACGTCCCATTGACTTTGAGTTCAAACTCAAAAGGTTCCTGGCCTTGGGAGACTTGCCAAGTGCCAACAGTGTGCTGTAG
- the ak9 gene encoding adenylate kinase 9 isoform X1, translated as MTQTNVDRLLDNLIEDDAERESLLAKPTCFIIVGRPGVGKSTLATNIAESWKCILIDDTDLLNTHIKNKTKQGVEILNILSEGRIIPEEMVLQLILDRLNSHQVEHYGYVLSCLPFLSEECLKIHEQLELIKNFKLTPDFIINIKCADNDLVHRLSGLKQHPETGQLYNRDQWKREEVFNIKKENKDQEVEDEDEEEQAGGEELQKDIIDQMVWTPENLARNAFPRLTMYKNTMLRPLEDYMTEHNPLYLLELDGNNTPEELHLSVMSRLGSMAIKRVSIPVLLHQTDDEELPEDIDTEDLMRVMSSSRTVAPGFKWRRSRWGRTCPVALREGKVIPGKPELCVGFQDKMYILSSQEACQKFFTNPRWYLLPPMPRPPCRVSIIGPPQAGKSTLCKLLAQHYKALVLDMEVLVQPVLDKVEQERLDKIKEETTQVAIEKIKMKMEKDVGQNSVTEDHPEVQTMVLTALEEAKHQSTSPFSLYAEVLEKRVKEIEEADTGADVRTGWVLDNFPKNFSQMKVLQQAGILPDTLFCLQDSDSNQVLKRLYEKNKESVDKAVSKRLQDEQSKKEKLVLEQKEPESEVEAKPAELQTNLETVAEETEAVVLPDHWDLGYPDGPEMNDYKLQLQQFVYEWDQMQSALTVPHSVLKIGDKSPEDLLKQMVLLKEKPFQYVSWELSATDLDKEAADMEALAELERAEESSSDNDAVEEEEQGVVTTKRVLGDTHHFCPVALKNNNVLWPCTGEIAAKYREKNYYFSSQAARDSFLQNPAHFVAQTGPLKPPALRIFLLGTRGSAKTTQGEWLAQQLGIFHIQFREQLQMLIMAKTKEQVPYSDELESPEESAEDLEALIEEARGEDKEEMGENSDNTNDMEQEVVLTDEETAIKAYLSDGDPLTPEILDMLIAPYWNQEPYMSTGFILEGFPQNPDEVQYILQQQLFPDVVVNLVVDVTDVQKRLLPTYLEKWRECHNRREAQLNLLYDLRKRNRENSIAERRAELTKAAKNKLRYSEDEEDDEEDETAGNMEEEIEAMLEEEFPLEEDNKDMENKENEEAASERLEMEIAERYVKDENSLITVMELLSELNIPKVSISASRKLRIAQQKLLQKIQPLVTNRESLFQKCQPISYSLAHKLLLSSYKFHSAFGCWDPIKHYKERDVIQPLQWPLNTTYPLIFHQFIYFFATKENRNTFMLNPLKYLRQPKPTPSLPVKIAVVGPPKSGKTTVAQMFAQKYGLACLSIGGAMRTVLNNHEHTDLAVQMKKHLSQGLVVPDELAIQCLEVALMSSICGTRGYVLDGFPKTLKQTELMGSRSIIPMIVVELELATVEVLTRGLLDKMKPNKPHLMHSSSEILHIRNSCYKQEMEHVRQHFQQQYQNWILLDGLKSKWWIWNRSIKEVSISMKYIHNYLERTRNRQAACINRMCITPKELQYRLGEFGQYCPVCLALHRHLVDCSESAALTHAAEYRGHYYKMCGEDHLERFLTTPDQFVTPGCPHTLPQPQLLPRKLTEIQVKNNFPQQVEMKGFCPVTYLDGKQRYEALVRGKMEYAVEYRKRIYIVETKQKQDKFLRIPETYWNQRLPSKVPPLCEPVPLTSLPTLGYLEQGVAVSVIKAMTAVGCLKPKYPFLSIQRSSLLYVAFYLKAFNHKSTDYIRQKYKKKLALFEENCALIPYLSLTMSGNYRPPCERPIDFEFKLKRFLALGDLPSANSVL; from the exons ATGACCCAAACTAACG TGGACCGGTTATTGGACAACCTAATAGAAGATgatgctgagagagagagtcttCTTGCCAAACCCACCTGCTTCATTATAGTTGGAAGAccg GGTGTTGGAAAATCCACCTTGGCAACAAACATTGCAGAGTCCTGGAAGTGTATCTTAATTGATG ATACAGATCTgctcaacacacacattaaaaataaaacaaagcaaggTGTAGAG ATCTTGAATATCTTATCTGAGGGAAGAATCATACCAGAAGAAATGGTGCTCCAGCTGATTCTTGACAGGCTTAACTCACACCAAGTGGAGCACTACG GGTATGTACTGAGCTGCCTACCATTCCTGTCAGAAGAGTGTCTGAAGATTCATGAGCAGCTTGAGCTGATCAAAAACTTCAAACTAACACCTGATTTCATCATCAACATCAAG TGTGCAGACAACGACCTGGTCCACCGGCTGTCAGGTCTGAAGCAGCACCCAGAGACAGGGCAGCTGTACAACAGGGATCAATGGAAGCGTGAGGAGGTGTTTAACATCAAGAAGGAGAACAAGGACCAGGAAgtggaggatgaggatgaggaggagcag GCTGGGGGAGAAGAACTCCAAAAAGATATTATTGACCAGATGGTGTGGACACCAGAAAACTTGGCCAGAAATGCTTTTCCTAGACTCACCATGTACAAGAATACCATGCTCAGACCACTGGAG GACTACATGACAGAACACAACCCCCTCTACCTGTTGGAGTTGGATGGAAACAACACACCTGAAGAGCTGCACTTG TCTGTAATGTCCCGTCTTGGATCCATGGCAATAAAGCGTGTCTCCATTCCAGTCCTCCTCCACCAGACTGATGATGAAGAATTGCCAGAAGACATTGACACG GAGGACCTAATGAGAGTCATGTCCTCCTCCAGGACAGTGGCTCCCGGCTTTAAATGGAGAAGGAGCCGCTGGGGCCGAACTTGTCCTGTTGCTCTGAGGGAGGGCAAAGTCATTCCTGGCAAACCTGAATTATGTGTGGG CTTCCAGGACAAAATGTACATCCTCTCATCTCAGGAGGCCTGCCAGAAGTTTTTCACAAACCCCCGATGGTACTTACTTCCTCCGATGCCCAGGCCCCCTTGCAGAGTTTCCATCATTGGACCTCCACAGGCAGGGAAGAGCACTCTATGTAAGCTTCTAGCTCAGCACTACAAGGCATTGGTGCTTGATATGGAGGTACTGGTGCAGCCAGTTCTGGACAAGGTTGAGCAGGAGAGGCTTGACAAAATCAAAGAGGAGACAACACAGGTCGCTATAGAGAAAATCAAGATGAAGATGGAGAAGGATGTCGGACAGAATTCAG TGACAGAGGATCATCCAGAGGTACAAACCATGGTGCTCACTGCGCTGGAAGAAGCCAAACATCAAAGCACATCTCCCTTCAGCCTGTATGCTGAGGTACTGGAGAAGCGTGTAAAAGAG ATTGAAGAGGCTGACACTGGTGCAGATGTCAGAACTGGCTGGGTGCTTGACAACTTTCCCAAGAACTTTTCCCAAATGAAAGTCTTACAGCAAGCTGGAATCCTGCCAGACACCCTCTTCTGTCTCCAAGACAGTGATAGCAATCAAG TTTTGAAGAGATTGTATGAGAAGAACAAGGAGAGCGTGGACAAAGCAGTGAGCAAGAGGTTGCAGGACGAACAATCTAAGAAGGAGAAACTGGTCTT AGAACAGAAGGAGCCAGAATCGGAGGTAGAGGCCAAGCCTGCTGAGCTGCAAACAAATCTAGAGACAGTTGCTGAAGAGACCGAAG CTGTGGTACTACCTGATCATTGGGACTTGGGTTATCCAGACGGCCCGGAGATGAATGACTATAAACTGCAACTGCAACAGTTTGTGTACGAATGGGACCAAATGCAGTCCGCTTTAACTGTCCCACACTCAGTACTGAAGATTGGGGACAAAAGCCCTGAAGACCTGCTTAAACAGATGGTCCTTCTCAAGGAGA AACCCTTTCAGTATGTGTCCTGGGAACTGTCAGCAACAGACCTGGACAAGGAGGCGGCAGATATGGAGGCCTTAGCTGAGCTGGAGAGAGCCGAGGAAAGCAGCAGTGACAATGATGCAGTTGAGGAGGAAGAA CAGGGGGTCGTAACAACCAAGAGAGTATTAGGCGATACCCATCATTTCTGCCCTGTGgccttaaaaaacaacaatgtccTGTGGCCCTGTACGGGTGAAATTGCAGCCAAGTACCGTGAGAAAAACTACTATTTCTCGAGCCAAGCAGCCAGGGACTCTTTCCTTCAAAACCCTGCACATTTTGTTGCACAGACTGGGCCTCTCAAG CCTCCTGCCCTGCGGATCTTTTTGCTTGGCACCCGAGGGTCAGCCAAGACCACTCAGGGTGAGTGGCTCGCCCAGCAGCTTGGCATTTTCCATATTCAGTTCAGGGAGCAACTCCAAATGCTCATCATGGCCAAGACAAAGGAGCAGGTACCTTATTCTGATGAGTTGGAGTCTCCAGAGGAGTCTGCTGAGGACTTGGAGGCTCTGATAGAGGAAGCCAGGGgggaggacaaggaggagatGGGGGAGAACTCCGACAACACGAATGACATGGAG CAGGAagtggtcctgactgatgaggaAACGGCTATCAAAGCATACCTGTCTGATGGAGATCCACTTACCCCAGAGATCCTGGATATGCTTATCGCACCATACTGGAATCAGGAACCATACAT GTCTACAGGTTTTATTTTGGAGGGCTTCCCTCAAAATCCCGATGAAGTGCagtacattttgcagcaacagCTTTTCCCTGATGTTGTGGTAAATTTGGTGGTGGATGTCACAGATGTTCAGAAGCGTCTGTTGCCGACATACCTGGAGAAGTGGCGTGAGTGCCACAACCGCCGTGAAGCACAGCTAAACCTCCTTTATGATTTACGTAAGCGGAACCGG GAGAACAGCATTGCTGAGAGAAGGGCTGAACTCACGAAGGCAGCCAAAAACAAA CTCAGATATTCTGAGgatgaagaagatgatgaagaggatgaaACTGCAGGCAACATGGAGGAAGAGATAGAGGCCATGCTGGAGGAAGAGTTTCCTTTAGAAGAGGATAACAAAGACATGGAGAATAAAGAGAATGAGGAGGCGGCGTCTGAGAGGCTGGAGATGGAGATAGCAGAGCGTTATGTGAAGGATGAAAACAGCCTTATTACTGTTATG GAGCTCCTGAGTGAACTAAACATACCCAAAGTGTCAATCAGTGCATCTCGTAAGCTCCGGATCGCTCAGCAGAAGCTGCTCCAGAAAATCCAGCCCCTGGTGACCAACAGGGAGTCACTCTTCCAAAAATGCCAACCCATCTCATACAGCCTGGCACATaagctgctgctctcctctTATAAGTTCCACAGCGCCTTTGGCTGCTGGGACCCCATAAAG CACTACAAAGAGAGAGATGTGATCCAGCCTCTGCAGTGGCCCCTCAATACCACATATCCCCTAATCTTCCATCAGTTTATCTACTTTTTTGCAACTAAGGAGAACCGTAACACATTTATGCTGAACCCCTTGAAGTACCTTAGGCAGCCAAAGCCCACCCCGTCCCTTCCTGTTAAAATAGCTGTTGTTGGACCACCCAAATCTGGAAAAACCACTG TGGCACAGATGTTTGCTCAGAAATATGGCTTGGCCTGTCTGTCCATTGGCGGCGCTATGCGTACGGTGCTTAACAATCATGAGCACACTGATCTGGCTGTCCAGATGAAAAAGCATCTCTCCCAGGGACTCGTTGTACCTGATGAACTGGCCATTCAGTGTCTGGAGGTGGCGCTCATGAGCTCGATCTGCGGCACTCGAGG GTACGTGTTGGATGGCTTTCCGAAGACACTTAAGCAGACAGAGCTGATGGGGTCTCGGAGCATCATCCCCATGATAGTAGTAGAGCTGGAGCTGGCCACAGTGGAGGTGCTGACCAGAGGTCTCCTGGACAAGATGAAGCCCAACAA GCCTCACCTGATGCACAGCAGCTCAGAGATCCTCCACATTCGTAACTCCTGTTACAAGCAGGAGATGGAGCATGTGAGGCAACACTTCCAACAACAATATCAGAACTGGATCCTGCTCGATGGCTTGAAAAGCAAATGGTGGATCTGGAACCGCAGTATAAAGGAGGTCAGCATCAGCATGAAATATATCCACAACTACCTGGAGAGGACACGCAACA GACAAGCAGCATGCATCAACAGAATGTGTATCACACCCAAGGAGCTGCAGTATCGGCTTGGAGAGTTTGGACAGTACTGCCCTGTCTGCCTGGCTCTACATCGCCACCTGGTGGACTGCTCAGAAAGTGCAGCCTTAACTCATGCAGCCGAGTACAGGGGACACTATTACAAGATGTGTGGCGAAGACCATTTAGAG CGGTTCCTGACTACTCCCGATCAGTTTGTGACTCCTGGCTGCCCACACACTCTCCCACAACCCCAGCTGCTGCCCAGAAAGCTCACTGAGATCCAGGTGAAGAACAACTTCCCACAGCAAGTTGAGATGAAGGGCTTCTGCCCGGTCACTTATCTGGATGGAAAGCAAAG gtaTGAAGCCCTGGTTCGAGGAAAGATGGAATATGCAGTGGAATACAGAAAACGGATCTACATTGTTGAGACAAAGCAGAAACAGGACAAGTTTTTGAG GATTCCTGAAACCTACTGGAACCAGAGGCTGCCCAGTAAAGTTCCTCCTCTTTGTGAACCTGTACCCCTCACCTCCCTTCCAACGTTGGGCTACCTGGagcag gGTGTGGCAGTATCAGTCATCAAGGCCATGACAGCAGTTGGGTGTCTCAAACCAAAGTATCCCTTCCTCAGTATACAGAGATCTTCACTCCTCTATGTGGCATTCTACCTGAAAG CTTTCAACCACAAGAGCACAGACTACATCCGCCAGAAGTATAAAAAGAAGCTGGCCTTGTTTGAAGAGAACTGTGCGCTCATTCCCTACCTGAGCTTAACAATGTCAGGGAACTACAGGCCTCCCTGTGAACGTCCCATTGACTTTGAGTTCAAACTCAAAAGGTTCCTGGCCTTGGGAGACTTGCCAAGTGCCAACAGTGTGCTGTAG